Proteins encoded within one genomic window of Jiangella mangrovi:
- a CDS encoding AMP-binding protein translates to MTLALPQSVPAAGAPVAVPFARDLARHGDRLAVVAGDQRWTYRELAQQVDATAARLGGGRRLVLVSGANDAAQLVTYLAALVGGHVALLVPPAHAGTVAAAYDPDAVLPPGGELEVRRRPPAHDLHPELALLMSTSGSTGSPKLARLSHRNVQANAESIAQFLGVRDTDRAVTTLPLHYVYGLSVVHTHLLRGATVVLSDLSVADSCFWDLFEAEGGTTLAGVPHTFDLLDRVGFDRMRLPRLRYVTQAGGRLDPGRVRRYAELGRRGGWDFVVMYGQTEATARMAYLPPELAAAHPSAVGVPIPGGSFVIEPAPEVTTPGVGELVYHGPNVMLGYASEPADLALGRTVTALRTGDLARRTPEGLVEIVGRRSRFVKIAGLRVDLDHLETALSRPGVAVRCTGADGELLVAVDGAEPDAVRREIADRFGLPVRAVTVAAVAPLPRLANGKVDYPELARLVTSAAPAAPVASAAVGSSSPGDLPERLRALYAELLGRPDATLDSTFVDLGGDSLSYVEMSIRLEDELGVVPPNWHVTPLRELAAGASSLVAVEARGWRRVLRLRRLETSAALRALAIVCVISTHAGLFTLLGGAHVLVAVAGFNFARFRLTSAGRVTRLRQQAVSIARIAVPSVIWIAGVVLLTNQYGPLNIVLMNGLFGPSSWTSEWHFWFVEVLVYILVVLAALLAIPSVDRLERRFPLVFPAVLLGFGLLGRYGIVDLGVPHTMPVFWLFAFGWAAARSTTWWQRLALTAVLAATVPGFFGQSARELAIVAGIASLLWLTTVPVPSALSRVVSVLASSSLYVYLTHWQVYPRLNDIHPGLAVAGSLAVGVAAWWLAGRLTGGLTMVGWTAVRQLRSPSTWASSGRRSRATRR, encoded by the coding sequence ATGACGTTGGCCTTGCCGCAGTCCGTGCCCGCGGCGGGTGCGCCTGTGGCCGTGCCGTTCGCGCGCGACCTCGCCCGGCACGGGGACCGGCTCGCCGTCGTCGCCGGAGATCAGCGCTGGACCTACCGCGAGCTGGCCCAGCAGGTCGACGCGACGGCGGCCCGGCTCGGCGGCGGACGGCGGCTGGTGCTCGTCAGTGGTGCGAACGACGCCGCCCAGCTGGTCACCTACCTCGCGGCGCTGGTCGGCGGGCACGTCGCGCTACTGGTGCCGCCCGCGCACGCCGGCACCGTCGCGGCCGCCTACGACCCCGACGCCGTGCTGCCGCCCGGCGGCGAGCTGGAGGTCCGGCGGCGCCCGCCCGCGCACGACCTGCACCCCGAGTTGGCACTGCTGATGTCGACGTCCGGCTCGACCGGCTCGCCGAAGCTGGCCCGGCTGTCGCACCGGAACGTCCAGGCCAACGCGGAGTCGATCGCGCAGTTCCTCGGTGTGCGCGACACCGACCGCGCCGTGACCACCCTCCCGCTGCACTACGTGTACGGGCTGTCGGTGGTGCACACGCACCTGCTGCGGGGCGCGACCGTCGTGCTCAGCGACCTGTCCGTCGCCGACTCCTGCTTCTGGGACCTGTTCGAGGCCGAGGGCGGCACCACACTCGCCGGCGTCCCGCACACGTTCGACCTGCTGGACCGTGTCGGATTCGACCGGATGCGGCTGCCGCGGCTGCGCTACGTCACGCAGGCCGGCGGGCGGCTCGACCCCGGCCGGGTGCGCCGCTACGCCGAGCTCGGGCGGCGCGGCGGGTGGGACTTCGTCGTCATGTACGGGCAGACCGAGGCGACGGCGCGGATGGCGTACCTGCCGCCGGAGCTGGCCGCCGCGCACCCGTCGGCGGTGGGGGTGCCGATCCCGGGCGGCTCGTTCGTCATCGAGCCGGCGCCCGAGGTCACCACGCCCGGCGTCGGCGAGCTCGTCTACCACGGCCCCAACGTGATGCTGGGGTACGCGTCGGAGCCGGCCGACCTCGCCCTCGGCCGGACCGTGACGGCGCTGCGCACCGGCGACCTCGCCCGGCGCACGCCCGAGGGCCTGGTCGAGATCGTCGGGCGGCGCAGCCGGTTCGTGAAGATCGCCGGGCTGCGGGTCGACCTCGACCACCTCGAGACCGCCCTGTCCCGCCCCGGCGTCGCCGTCCGCTGCACCGGCGCCGACGGCGAGCTGCTCGTCGCCGTCGACGGAGCCGAGCCGGACGCCGTCCGCCGGGAGATCGCCGACCGGTTCGGGCTGCCGGTTCGCGCGGTCACCGTCGCCGCTGTCGCCCCGTTGCCGAGACTGGCCAACGGGAAGGTCGACTACCCGGAGCTGGCGCGGCTGGTGACGTCGGCCGCGCCGGCCGCGCCGGTCGCCTCGGCCGCGGTGGGGTCTTCGTCGCCGGGCGACCTGCCGGAGCGGCTGCGCGCGCTGTATGCCGAGCTGCTGGGCCGGCCCGACGCGACACTGGACAGCACCTTCGTCGACCTCGGCGGGGACTCGCTCTCGTACGTCGAGATGTCGATCCGGCTCGAGGACGAGCTCGGCGTCGTCCCGCCGAACTGGCACGTGACGCCGCTGCGCGAGCTGGCGGCCGGCGCGTCGTCCTTGGTCGCCGTGGAGGCGCGCGGCTGGCGGCGGGTGCTGCGGCTGCGGCGGCTCGAGACGAGCGCGGCGCTCCGGGCGCTGGCGATCGTGTGCGTCATCAGCACCCACGCCGGGCTGTTCACGCTGCTCGGCGGGGCGCACGTGCTGGTGGCCGTGGCCGGGTTCAACTTCGCCCGGTTCCGGCTCACGAGCGCCGGCCGGGTGACGCGGCTGCGGCAGCAGGCCGTCAGCATCGCCCGCATCGCCGTCCCCAGCGTCATCTGGATCGCCGGCGTCGTGCTGCTGACGAACCAGTACGGCCCGCTCAACATCGTGCTGATGAACGGCCTGTTCGGGCCGTCGTCGTGGACGTCGGAGTGGCACTTCTGGTTCGTCGAGGTGCTCGTCTACATCCTCGTCGTCCTGGCGGCGCTGTTGGCGATCCCGTCCGTCGACCGGCTGGAGCGGCGGTTCCCGCTCGTCTTCCCCGCCGTGCTGCTGGGGTTCGGGCTGCTCGGGCGGTACGGGATCGTCGACCTCGGGGTGCCGCACACCATGCCGGTGTTCTGGCTGTTCGCCTTCGGCTGGGCGGCGGCCCGGTCGACGACGTGGTGGCAGCGGCTGGCCCTGACGGCGGTGCTGGCGGCGACCGTGCCAGGCTTCTTCGGCCAGTCCGCGCGCGAGCTGGCGATCGTCGCCGGGATCGCGTCGCTGCTGTGGCTGACCACCGTGCCGGTGCCGTCGGCGCTGAGCCGGGTGGTGAGCGTGCTGGCCAGCAGTTCGCTGTACGTCTACCTGACGCACTGGCAGGTCTACCCGCGGCTGAACGACATCCACCCCGGCCTCGCCGTGGCCGGCTCCCTCGCCGTCGGCGTCGCGGCCTGGTGGCTGGCCGGCCGCCTGACGGGCGGGCTGACAATGGTGGGGTGGACCGCGGTGAGGCAGCTTCGGAGCCCCTCGACCTGGGCGTCGTCGGGCCGGCGGAGCCGGGCGACCAGACGCTGA
- a CDS encoding DUF6351 family protein, with protein MSIDGQLLPDGVLDPSLDSGAAYQTYQHGDVALDRGLHRIRFTLLEPGRLGGTTIAPDELTLIAAEHPSDETKRDVVVDDESVGAFRMTGTWGRATGQAGHPYYGVSYRSAAAGTGARSVSWQVDVPVTGEYHVLAWAVAHANRASDAPFTVHHADGATTARIDQRGQARVVGDSRPGVWVDLGAYRFEAGAAGRVELSDDADGFVIADAVLVTRDPVPGAVAGVAGSALSPSSARVSWTGTDGADGYDVERRVAGTELWELAGRVGAAATSLDVTGLAPSTSYEFRVYAFTEPDPGRPAFAGPASAPVTVTTSEAGDEEGDGTLALSVLSSRPDAVSGGDALVRVSVNDDGVPLDAVAVTVNDVDVSASFAPDPAGRSLTGLVTGLHDGANVLAARAGSEASRTAVRLTGHPIEGPVFSGPHQQPFRCETAQFTVPVIGGTLGAPLDEDCGIAERVDHFYRTTGDTFAPWPDGATEYPADLVTTTTSDGARVPFVVRMETGTVNRAVYQTTVLHDPLADPAPAPSEHARPPGWNGATVFTFGGGCTNGWYRQGRNTGGVVDPYLLGQGYGLMSSSLNVFGSNCSDLTAAETASMVKERFVERYGPVDHVIGFGCSGGSYQAYQIADNYPGLLDGIIVGCSFPDVGFATVNMITDAWLLDSYFTRRGSSWTEDERLAVTGFATDATAAAVAGGARRIDPRSYCAMVPAAQRYDPSANPDGVRCGVYDHAVNVYGRDPATGFARRPLDNVGVQYGLAALSSGAISADQFLDLNEHVGGFDDDANLVPERTTGDPAAIAAAYRTGRLTSGGGGLASVPIIDYRTYRDDNPNGELHLRYHSFSMRERLEKANGSSANLVGLVEDMRYTGFSTESPLLRHAVASMDTWLRNLAASPSPDVAAARPATLVEGCMTRDAEPVFVAETLTRDPSSTCETLYPTASFPREVAGESVAADVVKCRLRSPQRSDYAVEFSDAQWERLLGVFDGGVCDYSVPGAEQQPLAGTWLRF; from the coding sequence ATGAGCATCGACGGGCAGCTGCTGCCGGACGGCGTGCTGGACCCGAGCCTGGACAGCGGCGCGGCGTACCAGACCTACCAGCACGGCGACGTCGCGCTCGATCGTGGACTGCACCGGATCCGGTTCACGCTGCTGGAGCCGGGCCGGCTCGGCGGCACCACGATCGCGCCGGACGAGCTGACGCTGATCGCCGCCGAGCACCCGTCCGACGAGACCAAGCGCGACGTCGTCGTCGACGACGAGTCTGTCGGCGCGTTCCGCATGACCGGCACCTGGGGCCGCGCGACGGGCCAGGCGGGGCACCCGTACTACGGCGTCAGCTACCGGTCCGCGGCGGCCGGCACCGGCGCCCGGTCGGTCAGCTGGCAGGTCGACGTGCCGGTCACGGGGGAGTACCACGTGCTGGCGTGGGCGGTCGCGCACGCCAACCGCGCCTCCGACGCGCCGTTCACCGTCCACCACGCCGACGGCGCGACGACGGCCCGGATCGACCAGCGCGGCCAGGCCAGGGTCGTCGGCGACTCGCGGCCGGGCGTCTGGGTGGACCTCGGGGCGTACCGGTTCGAGGCGGGCGCGGCCGGGCGGGTCGAGCTGTCCGACGATGCCGACGGGTTCGTCATCGCCGACGCGGTGCTGGTCACCCGCGACCCGGTTCCCGGCGCCGTGGCGGGAGTCGCGGGAAGCGCGCTGTCGCCGTCGTCGGCCCGGGTCTCGTGGACCGGGACGGACGGGGCCGACGGCTACGACGTCGAGCGGCGGGTCGCCGGGACCGAGCTGTGGGAGCTGGCCGGGCGCGTGGGCGCGGCCGCGACGTCGCTCGACGTCACCGGGCTGGCGCCGTCGACGAGCTACGAGTTCCGCGTCTACGCGTTCACCGAGCCCGACCCCGGCCGGCCCGCCTTCGCCGGTCCCGCGTCCGCGCCGGTCACCGTCACGACCTCGGAGGCCGGCGACGAGGAGGGGGACGGGACGCTCGCGCTGAGCGTCCTGTCCAGCCGGCCCGACGCGGTGAGCGGCGGCGACGCGCTGGTGCGGGTCTCCGTGAACGACGACGGCGTTCCGCTCGACGCCGTCGCGGTCACCGTCAACGACGTCGACGTCTCCGCGTCCTTCGCCCCCGACCCGGCCGGTCGTAGCCTGACCGGCCTGGTCACCGGGTTGCACGACGGCGCCAACGTGCTGGCCGCGCGCGCCGGGTCCGAGGCCTCGCGGACCGCGGTCCGGCTCACCGGCCACCCGATCGAGGGTCCGGTCTTCTCCGGCCCGCACCAGCAGCCGTTCCGCTGCGAGACGGCGCAGTTCACGGTGCCGGTAATCGGCGGCACGCTGGGTGCGCCACTGGACGAGGACTGCGGCATCGCCGAGCGCGTCGACCACTTCTACCGCACGACGGGCGACACGTTCGCGCCATGGCCGGACGGGGCCACCGAGTACCCGGCCGACCTGGTGACCACGACCACCAGCGACGGCGCGCGGGTGCCGTTCGTCGTGCGGATGGAGACCGGCACCGTCAACCGCGCCGTCTACCAGACCACCGTGCTGCACGACCCGCTCGCGGATCCGGCGCCCGCGCCGTCGGAGCACGCGCGCCCGCCGGGGTGGAACGGCGCGACGGTGTTCACGTTCGGCGGCGGCTGCACCAACGGCTGGTACCGGCAGGGCCGCAACACCGGCGGCGTCGTCGACCCGTACCTGCTGGGCCAGGGATACGGGCTGATGTCGTCGTCGCTGAACGTCTTCGGGTCGAACTGCAGCGACCTCACCGCCGCCGAGACCGCCTCGATGGTGAAGGAGCGGTTTGTCGAGCGGTACGGCCCGGTCGACCACGTCATCGGGTTCGGCTGCTCCGGAGGGTCGTACCAGGCGTACCAGATCGCCGACAACTACCCGGGGCTCCTCGACGGCATCATCGTCGGCTGCTCGTTCCCCGACGTCGGCTTCGCGACCGTGAACATGATCACCGACGCCTGGCTCCTGGACTCCTACTTCACCAGGCGGGGGTCTTCCTGGACCGAGGACGAGCGGCTGGCCGTCACCGGGTTCGCGACCGATGCCACCGCTGCCGCCGTCGCCGGGGGCGCCCGCCGCATCGACCCGCGCTCCTACTGCGCCATGGTGCCGGCGGCGCAGCGCTACGACCCGTCGGCCAACCCGGACGGCGTCCGCTGCGGCGTCTACGACCACGCCGTCAACGTCTACGGCCGCGACCCGGCGACGGGGTTCGCGCGCCGCCCGCTGGACAACGTGGGCGTGCAGTACGGGCTGGCTGCGCTGTCGTCCGGGGCCATCAGCGCCGACCAGTTCCTCGACCTCAACGAGCACGTCGGCGGCTTCGACGACGACGCGAACCTGGTGCCGGAGCGGACGACGGGGGACCCGGCGGCCATCGCGGCGGCGTACCGGACCGGCCGGCTGACCAGCGGTGGCGGCGGGCTGGCGAGCGTCCCGATCATCGACTACCGCACGTATCGCGACGACAACCCGAACGGCGAGCTGCACCTGCGCTACCACTCGTTCTCGATGCGCGAGCGGCTGGAGAAGGCGAACGGCTCGTCCGCGAACCTCGTCGGGCTGGTCGAGGACATGCGCTACACCGGGTTCAGCACCGAGAGCCCGCTGCTGCGGCACGCCGTCGCGAGCATGGACACCTGGCTGCGGAACCTGGCGGCGTCGCCGTCGCCCGATGTGGCCGCGGCGCGGCCGGCCACGCTGGTCGAGGGCTGCATGACCCGCGACGCCGAGCCGGTCTTCGTGGCAGAGACCCTCACCCGCGACCCGTCCAGCACCTGCGAGACCCTGTACCCGACGGCGTCCTTCCCGCGCGAGGTGGCCGGCGAGTCCGTCGCGGCCGACGTCGTCAAGTGCCGGCTGCGCTCGCCGCAACGGTCCGACTACGCCGTCGAGTTCAGCGACGCGCAGTGGGAACGGTTGCTGGGCGTGTTCGACGGCGGCGTCTGCGACTACTCCGTGCCGGGGGCCGAGCAGCAGCCACTGGCCGGGACCTGGCTACGCTTCTGA
- a CDS encoding Fur family transcriptional regulator, translating to MTVRQQPAKEHRRTRQRAAVDEVLDETEDFISAQELHSLLRARGAGVGLATVYRTLQTLADDGRVDVLRSDAGEAVYRRCVREEHHHHLVCRSCGATVEIAGPTVERWAKSVADQHGYADVSHTLEIFGTCPRCAAA from the coding sequence GTGACGGTACGCCAACAGCCGGCCAAGGAGCACCGCCGCACGCGACAGCGCGCCGCGGTCGACGAGGTCCTCGACGAGACCGAGGACTTCATCAGCGCCCAGGAGCTGCACTCGCTGCTGCGGGCTCGCGGCGCCGGGGTCGGGCTGGCCACCGTCTATCGCACCCTGCAGACCCTCGCCGACGACGGCCGGGTCGACGTGCTGCGCTCCGACGCCGGCGAGGCCGTGTACCGCCGCTGCGTCCGCGAGGAGCACCACCACCACCTGGTCTGCCGGTCCTGCGGCGCGACGGTCGAGATCGCCGGCCCCACGGTCGAGCGCTGGGCCAAGTCGGTCGCCGACCAGCACGGCTACGCCGACGTGTCGCACACGCTCGAGATCTTCGGCACCTGCCCCCGCTGCGCCGCCGCCTGA
- a CDS encoding metal ABC transporter substrate-binding protein gives MKNRRAAAAALSTAALAGLLLTSCGDGGDATASGGDGPTVAAAFYPLAFVTQQVAGDHATVENLTQAGGEPHDLELTGRQVGEIADADLVVYLAGFQPSVDEAIEQNAEDRAVDVAGLVELLDNPEDHGDEHAEEEHAEDEDHEGHDHGDLAGDPHIWLDPTNLEPIAAAVADRLAEADPDHADDYHANADALTTELEALDQEFEAGLAQCTQRVFVVAHEAFGYLAHRYDLEQVGISGIDPEAEPSPERLAEVHDVVRAEGVTTILYERLVSPDVAETLANDLGVEAAVLDPIEGLTDDTSDQDYFSLMRANLEALRSANGCS, from the coding sequence ATGAAGAACCGTCGTGCGGCTGCGGCCGCGCTGAGCACCGCCGCCCTGGCGGGCCTCCTCCTCACCTCCTGCGGCGATGGCGGCGACGCCACCGCGAGCGGCGGCGACGGCCCCACCGTCGCCGCGGCCTTCTATCCGCTGGCGTTCGTGACCCAGCAGGTCGCGGGCGACCACGCCACGGTCGAGAACCTCACCCAGGCCGGCGGCGAGCCGCACGACCTCGAACTGACGGGCCGGCAGGTCGGCGAGATCGCCGACGCCGACCTGGTCGTGTATCTGGCCGGCTTCCAGCCGTCGGTCGACGAGGCGATCGAGCAGAACGCCGAGGATCGCGCCGTCGACGTCGCGGGCCTGGTCGAGCTGCTCGACAACCCCGAGGACCACGGCGACGAGCATGCCGAGGAGGAGCACGCCGAGGACGAGGACCACGAGGGTCACGACCACGGCGACCTCGCCGGCGACCCGCACATCTGGCTCGACCCGACCAACCTCGAGCCGATCGCTGCCGCCGTCGCCGACCGGCTGGCCGAGGCCGACCCGGACCACGCCGACGACTACCACGCCAACGCCGACGCGCTGACCACCGAGCTCGAGGCCCTCGACCAGGAGTTCGAGGCCGGCCTGGCCCAGTGCACGCAGCGGGTGTTCGTCGTGGCGCACGAGGCGTTCGGCTACCTCGCGCACCGCTACGACCTCGAGCAGGTGGGCATCTCCGGCATCGACCCCGAGGCCGAGCCGTCGCCGGAGCGACTGGCCGAGGTGCACGACGTCGTCCGGGCCGAGGGCGTCACCACGATCCTCTACGAGCGCCTGGTCAGCCCGGACGTCGCCGAGACGCTGGCGAACGACCTCGGCGTCGAGGCGGCCGTCCTCGACCCCATCGAGGGACTCACCGACGACACCTCCGACCAGGACTACTTCAGCCTGATGCGGGCCAACCTGGAGGCACTGCGATCCGCCAACGGGTGTTCGTGA
- a CDS encoding metal ABC transporter ATP-binding protein has translation MRAAVVDVRGLRVELDDRPVLHGVDLRVVEGEVVTLLGPNGSGKSTLVRSTVGLVPVAAGEIQLFGTPLKSFHDWWRVGYVPQRTTAAAGVPATVREVVAAGRLARRTLFRPARKADRDAVDHAIELVGLAEHAGRSVASLSGGQQQRVLIARAAASEPDLLVLDEPNAGVDRRSQEAFARALRTFVASGRTVLLVLHEMGPLAPLVDRGVALESGRVVHDGPLPTPSMTLTGAPDHHDDHREDYGAGLFG, from the coding sequence ATGAGAGCCGCCGTCGTCGACGTCCGCGGGCTGCGGGTCGAGCTCGACGATCGCCCGGTGCTGCACGGCGTCGACCTCCGCGTCGTCGAGGGCGAGGTCGTCACACTCCTGGGCCCCAACGGATCGGGCAAGTCCACGCTGGTGCGCTCGACGGTCGGCCTGGTGCCGGTGGCCGCCGGCGAGATCCAGCTGTTCGGGACCCCGCTCAAGTCCTTCCACGACTGGTGGCGGGTCGGCTACGTGCCCCAGCGCACGACGGCGGCCGCCGGGGTTCCGGCGACGGTGCGCGAGGTGGTCGCCGCCGGCCGGTTGGCCCGGCGCACGCTGTTCCGGCCGGCCCGCAAGGCCGACCGCGACGCCGTCGACCACGCCATCGAGCTGGTCGGGCTGGCCGAGCACGCCGGGCGCAGCGTCGCCAGCCTGTCCGGCGGGCAGCAGCAGCGGGTCCTCATCGCCCGCGCCGCCGCTTCCGAGCCTGACCTGCTGGTGCTCGACGAGCCCAACGCCGGCGTCGACCGGCGCAGCCAGGAGGCGTTCGCCCGGGCGCTACGCACGTTCGTCGCGTCGGGCCGCACGGTGCTGCTGGTGCTGCACGAGATGGGGCCGCTCGCGCCGCTGGTCGACCGCGGCGTCGCCCTCGAGTCCGGCCGCGTCGTCCACGACGGCCCGCTGCCGACGCCGTCGATGACGCTGACCGGGGCGCCGGACCACCACGACGACCATCGCGAGGACTACGGGGCGGGCCTGTTCGGATGA
- a CDS encoding metal ABC transporter permease → MSFLDYDFMQRALIAAVLTGLAAPAVGTYLVQRRLALMGDGLGHVALTGVAVGLLTGWAPVWTSVAVAVLGALAIDAVRAKGRASADVALAMLFYGGIAGGVLITGLAGSTAATLNTYLFGSITTVSSDDLWVVAVLAVVVIALGVGLAPQLFAVCQDEEFARVSGLPVRLYSMLIAVMAAVTVTVAMRTVGLLLVSALMVVPVATAQQLTRSFRTTFALAMALGVVPSLGGVVFSYYVDVAPGASIVVASLCGFVLAWPLGSLLRRRRNARSVNGEDPRVTGAHVPTEQHPHQHDDECGHPKVEHGDHSDYLHDGHLHAAHGRHYDEH, encoded by the coding sequence ATGAGCTTCCTCGACTACGACTTCATGCAGCGGGCGCTGATCGCCGCCGTCCTCACCGGGCTGGCCGCGCCCGCCGTCGGCACCTACCTGGTGCAGCGGCGGCTGGCGCTCATGGGCGACGGGCTCGGGCACGTCGCGCTGACCGGTGTCGCCGTCGGCCTGCTGACCGGCTGGGCGCCGGTGTGGACGTCGGTGGCGGTCGCCGTGCTCGGCGCGCTGGCCATCGACGCCGTCCGCGCCAAGGGCCGGGCGTCGGCCGACGTCGCGCTGGCCATGCTGTTCTACGGCGGCATCGCGGGCGGCGTGCTGATCACCGGGCTGGCCGGCAGCACGGCGGCAACGCTCAACACGTACCTGTTCGGCTCCATCACGACGGTGTCCTCTGACGACCTGTGGGTGGTCGCCGTCCTGGCGGTCGTGGTCATCGCGCTGGGCGTGGGCCTGGCGCCGCAGCTCTTCGCCGTCTGCCAGGACGAGGAGTTCGCCCGGGTCAGCGGCCTGCCGGTGCGGCTGTACAGCATGCTGATCGCCGTCATGGCCGCGGTGACGGTCACCGTCGCCATGCGCACGGTCGGGCTGCTGCTGGTCAGCGCGCTCATGGTGGTGCCGGTCGCGACGGCGCAGCAGCTCACCCGCAGCTTCCGGACCACGTTCGCGCTGGCCATGGCGCTCGGCGTGGTGCCGTCGCTGGGCGGCGTGGTCTTCTCGTACTACGTCGACGTCGCGCCGGGCGCGAGCATCGTGGTCGCGTCGCTGTGCGGGTTCGTGCTGGCCTGGCCGCTGGGCTCGCTGCTGCGGCGACGGCGCAACGCCCGTTCCGTCAACGGCGAGGACCCGCGGGTCACCGGGGCGCACGTGCCCACCGAGCAGCACCCGCACCAGCACGACGACGAGTGCGGCCACCCCAAGGTCGAGCACGGCGACCACTCCGACTACCTGCACGACGGCCACCTCCACGCCGCGCACGGACGCCACTACGACGAGCACTGA
- a CDS encoding RNA polymerase sigma factor produces MGRVNGVSTAGVEDLLREQAPQVLGALVRRYGHFDAAEDAVQDALLAAAVQWPDAGVPDNPRAWLITVASRRLTDQLRSESARRRREESAAALTPSADQFTAPPADEAPADSDDTLTLLFMCCHPSLSAPSQVALTLRAVGGLTTTQIARAFMVPEATMGQRISRAKQSIKTAGARFDLPPEEDRADRLRTVLHVLYLIFNEGYTATSGADLQHVELAAEAIRLTRQVHRLLPDDGEVTGLLALMLLTDARRPARTRPDGSLVPLAEQDRGLWSAKAVDEGVALVTAALQTGDVGPYQVQAAIAAVHDEAPTADDTDWPQILALYEVLERIAPNPMVTLNHAVAVAMVHGPRAGLDLLATLADDTRLAEHHRLEAVRAHLLEMAGDTSAARDAYRLAAQRTTSLPEQRYLEGKAARLTSAE; encoded by the coding sequence ATGGGCCGAGTGAACGGGGTGAGTACGGCAGGCGTCGAAGACCTCCTGCGCGAGCAGGCGCCACAGGTGCTGGGTGCGCTGGTGCGGCGGTACGGGCATTTCGACGCCGCCGAGGACGCCGTCCAGGACGCTCTGCTCGCCGCCGCCGTCCAGTGGCCCGACGCCGGCGTCCCCGACAACCCACGCGCGTGGCTCATCACCGTCGCGTCGCGGCGGCTCACCGACCAGCTGCGCAGCGAGTCCGCAAGGCGCCGGCGCGAGGAGTCGGCGGCCGCGCTCACGCCGTCGGCCGACCAGTTCACCGCGCCGCCCGCCGACGAGGCGCCGGCCGACTCCGACGACACCCTGACGCTGCTGTTCATGTGCTGCCATCCGTCGTTGTCGGCGCCGTCGCAGGTGGCGCTCACGCTGCGCGCCGTCGGCGGCCTCACCACCACGCAGATCGCGCGGGCGTTCATGGTGCCCGAGGCGACCATGGGTCAGCGCATCAGCCGGGCCAAGCAGAGCATCAAGACCGCCGGCGCCCGGTTCGACCTCCCGCCCGAAGAGGACCGCGCCGACCGCCTGCGCACCGTCCTGCACGTGCTGTACCTGATCTTCAACGAGGGCTACACCGCCACGTCCGGCGCCGACCTGCAGCACGTCGAGCTCGCCGCCGAGGCGATCCGGCTGACCCGCCAGGTGCACCGGCTGCTGCCCGACGACGGCGAGGTCACCGGGCTGCTGGCGCTCATGCTGCTCACCGACGCGCGCCGGCCGGCCCGCACCCGCCCCGACGGCAGCCTGGTGCCGCTGGCCGAGCAGGACCGCGGTCTCTGGTCGGCCAAGGCCGTCGACGAGGGCGTGGCGCTGGTCACCGCCGCCCTCCAGACCGGCGACGTCGGGCCGTACCAGGTGCAGGCCGCCATCGCCGCGGTGCACGACGAGGCGCCCACGGCCGACGACACCGACTGGCCGCAGATCCTGGCGCTGTACGAGGTGCTCGAGCGCATCGCGCCCAACCCCATGGTCACGCTCAACCACGCCGTCGCCGTCGCCATGGTCCACGGGCCGCGGGCCGGGCTCGACCTCCTCGCGACGCTGGCCGACGACACCCGCCTGGCCGAGCACCACCGGCTCGAGGCCGTGCGCGCACACCTGCTCGAGATGGCCGGCGACACGTCCGCCGCGCGCGACGCGTACCGCCTCGCCGCACAGCGCACCACGAGCCTTCCGGAACAGCGCTACCTCGAGGGCAAGGCGGCCCGGCTCACCTCCGCGGAATGA
- a CDS encoding MarR family winged helix-turn-helix transcriptional regulator: protein MNGSRGAADRHPIGYWLKLVDRLIDQSFDAVLGSAAVTPRHWQILNLLEDGPASYAQIDDEAALYLAPHMPTVRPVVDDLCSRGWAAPIGPDRVALTETGVKALNDIQARVAADRQRVTEGITEDEYRATVEVLARMATNLGWREERDMGPV from the coding sequence ATGAACGGGTCGAGGGGGGCCGCGGACCGGCACCCGATCGGGTACTGGCTCAAGCTGGTCGATCGGCTGATCGACCAGTCGTTCGACGCCGTCCTGGGCAGCGCCGCCGTCACGCCCCGCCACTGGCAGATCCTCAACCTGCTCGAGGACGGCCCGGCCAGCTACGCGCAGATCGACGACGAAGCCGCGCTGTACCTCGCGCCGCACATGCCCACCGTCCGCCCCGTCGTCGACGACCTCTGCAGCCGCGGCTGGGCCGCACCCATCGGGCCCGACCGCGTGGCGCTCACCGAGACCGGCGTCAAGGCGCTGAACGACATCCAGGCGCGGGTCGCTGCCGACCGGCAGCGGGTCACCGAGGGCATCACCGAGGACGAGTACCGCGCCACCGTCGAGGTGCTCGCCCGCATGGCGACGAATCTCGGCTGGCGCGAAGAGCGCGACATGGGCCCGGTCTGA